The sequence ATCAACGTTTCGGCTAAATGAGACAGTTTCATAACCCAAAAGATTTTTTAGTGTTTAATAGATTTTTTGCGCCCGCAAAGCTAACGGATATGCAACTCATTTAAAACAAATGGCGGATTTTTTTACAACATTCCAAATTTTAACGTTTATTTTTAAATTAATTCAATAAATACGCCTTTTTATGAAATATTATCTAACATAACATTTTGTTATAATGTAGCTTAGTTTATAGGAGAGTACACATTGACATAGGTCTTTTCCACATACCCATGCAGGTTTCATGTGGAAAAAAGCTATAGAATGCCTGATTCTAACGCTGTTCGTAGATTGACAATTCTTTCTATCTTTGTTTGCTCAGGTTGTATAACCTCACCGCCTTTACAGCGGGAATTCCTTAGTAAGTATAATAACAACATATCAACATGAAGTTTATCGTTTCTTCCTCTACTTTGTTAAAACAATTACAGCAGATCAGCGGGGTTATCAACTCCAACACGGTATTGCCTATATTGGAGGATTTCCTTTTCATCATTGACAGGAACGAACTAACAGTAGTGGCTACAGACCTGGAGACTGTTATGAAAGTGAAGCTGGAGGTAGAAGCCAAGGAAGCCGGCCGCATCTGTATTCCGGCCAAAATCCTGATGGACTCCCTGAAAAATCTGCCTGATCAGCCACTGACTTTCAACATCGACCTGAACTCCTACGCGGTTGAAATCACATCCGACAACGGTAAGTACAAGGTGATGGGTGAAAATCCGGAAAACTTCCCGAAAGAACCGGCAGCAGATGATACCACTTCCTTTACAGTAACCTCTACCGCACTGGTAACAGCGATCAACAAGACCCTGTTTGCCGTAAGTAACGATGACCTGCGCCCGGCAATGACAGGCGTGTTCTTCGAACTCACGCCAACCAGCCTCACTTTTGTAGCGACCGATGCGCACCGCCTGGTGAAATATGTTAGAACTGGTCTGGTATGCCCTAAAACAGAGACTTTCATCGTGCCTAAGAAGCCGTTGAACCTGCTGAAATCAGCCCTGCCTGACAATGATAGCGAAATCAAGATTGCTTATAGCCAGAATCACTTCTTTGTAACACACGATGGTGCACAAATGATCTGTCGTCTGATCGATGCCCGTTTCCCTGATTACAAGGTGGTAATTCCAAAGGATAATCCTTATCGCCTTACCCTGGTAAAGAGCGATTTCCAGAACGCCCTGAAACGTGTTAGCGTATTTGCAAACAAGAGCACCAACCAGGTAGCCCTGAGCATTACTGGTAGCGAACTGCAACTCTCTGCACAGGACGTGGATTTCTCTTTCGAAGGTAATGAGCGTATGAACTGCTCCTACACCGGCGATGATATGCAGATTGCATTCAATGCAAAATTCCTCATCGAAATGCTGAATGCTGCAGAAGGTGATGAAATTACAATCGAACTGTCTACACCAACCAAAGCAGGTATCCTGAAACCTTCTGAAAAAGAAGAGAATGAGGATCTGCTGATGCTGGTAATGCCGCTGATGCTGAATAATTAAAAAATCATTTTATTTCATTCCTGCTGGCGACCGCCAGCAGGAATGAAATACCCGCAAAAAAGTCACTTCCGCCTTCGGCAGAAGTGACTTTTTTGCTTGATGAATAATTTTCTTTTAATACATAACCCAATCACCCACATAAGCCTGCCTAATTTATTGTCCCACAGCCACTTTCAGCCTTTTTATTCCCCAAATTTTCCGTAATTTAATACATCCATTGTCCCATAAATAAATTCCCGTATATGGAATCGTTCTTCAATAACATTCCTTCTTACTATCGCACCGCAATACTCGTTGGTGGCCTGGTTCTCCTTTGGGTCTTCGAAGGCGCCTTCCCCAGATTGTATTTCAAATCGAACCGCTACCGCCACGCCGGCACAAACCTCTTCTTCACCCTTACCACTGCCGTCGTAAACTTCGCCCTCGCCTTCCTCATCGTAAAAGCATGCACATTTACGGCCAATAACCATTTTGGCCTTCTTTACCTTGTACCGCTACCTAACTGGCTCCATGCCATGCTCGCCATCCTTATGATGGACCTGATCGGGGCCTACCTCGTTCACCTGATCCAGCACAAAATAGCCTGGATGTGGCACTTCCATAAGATCCACCACATCGACACCGCTGTAGATGCCACCACCGCCCTCCGGCACCACCCCATAGAAAGCATCTTCCGCGTCATCGCTCTCTTCGTCGCTGTCATCACCATGGGTATCCCCATCTGGATGGTATTCCTGTACCAAACCATCTCTGCATTCATGTCCCAGTTCAACCATGCTAATATCCACCTCCCTAAATGGCTGGATAATGCCCTGAGCTGGATCATCGTATCGCCAGACATGCATAAGGTACACCACAGCCATTTCCAACCGGAAACGGACACTAATTACGCTAATATTTTTTCAATTTGGGACCGCCTCTTTGGCACATTTAAGAAGGTAAATGATACCACTTCTCTGAAGTATGGCCTGGATGAATACCAGGACGAAAGGTATCAGCAGATAGGGGCACTACTCAAAGCACCATTTGACAAACCTTTAAATCAATAAATATATGCAACAGCACACCACTTCGTCCACGTCCACTAAAGTTGCCTGCTACATTTCCCTGTTCGCAGGCGTGTCTTCCGCTGTGTATGCATTCGTGGCAAGAAACCCTGAAACAGGTCTTGTCTTTGCTATTGCAGCCATCATCATGGGTGGACTCTCAGATATAAAAGCCCGTAAGAATATTGATGATATGCAGGTCGCTACCGCCGGTATATTCATGGCCGTTGTTGCCCTCGCTGTTACCTTATGGCAAATGTATAGCTGATTCACTCCGGAGGGAGAGGCGTGAACTTACTTACGTGACTTCACTTTTTTCCCTCCAGTTTCTTTCCTGTATTTTTCCAGGTATCCCTCTGCGGCCTTCACAGGAAACAATACCAGTGAAGTATCCGTAAGGTCTCTGATAATTACAGTATCTATGGTTCTTGTACTATCCGATGATTTCACTCCTTCTGCATGATTCCACAGTAACAATGTATCATGTTGTAACTCCCATTTTTCATACACCAGCGAGTACATATTGATCGCAATCGCTTTCCTGTTTTTCTTCAATTCCATACCCTGCCACTCATTGTCCTTTCCCGTTACAGGCTGCAACCACTTCCCAATCAGCTTTACCGTGTCGATTACGATGGTATCAGCGGATACGGTCACAGTTGAGTCTTCTACAACCGAAGGCACTGTATCCATTGCAGGCGCATATACCGGGGTATCTACAACAGCCTCCTCTTTCTCAGGCTTACGCGAGTGATGACAGGCAAATGAAAAGATGGTGATAAAACTCACCAGCAGCAAGCTATTTTTCATACGCTCAAAGATATGGACTTTTTCCCCTACCTTTATGCTTCACTTTAGGGGTGTTTTCCAGGCCACCATACCCGGAAAGCTGAGATGAGACCCTCAGTACCTGACGCAGCTCATACTGCCGTAGGGAAAAGTACTTGATACAGCTTCTTTTGCTGTAGATATAAGTAACCTGAATCCTCACATCTTCTACCATCCTTAAAGTTTATTGTTTCACCTTAATTCATGTATTCATGGAAGTGACTGTAAACAATAAACTTTATGCGGTGCAGCAGGGAATAACCATCGCTGCACTCTTACAGTTTATTCAACTACCATCCGACAAAGGACTGGCCGTGGCTATCAACAGGGAGGTGATCCCTAAACCCGCATGGCCGCAACACATCTTGCAAACCGCAGATAGTATTACCATCATCCGCGCTACACAGGGAGGTTAATTTTTTCATTTAATTATTTGTGCACTGCAGGGCATCCCCTCGCAGCAGGACTTCTCATTTCTTCACCCATCTTATTTGTTGTATGAAAATCGAAAACATTTCACGCAATCCACTACCCGCATCCAGGAAAATCTACATTAACGGCGTTGCTATGAGAGAGATAACGCTAACACCTACCCGACTGTATGGTAGTAAAGGAGAAACCACTCCTAATGAACCACTCATTGTATACGATACCAGTGGCCCTTACACCGATCCGGCTATTGAGATTGATGTACGCAAAGGTCTGCCAAAACTGCGCGCCGCATGGGCGCCGCAAAAAAACGCCACACAGCTGCACTATGCCCGCAAAGGGATCATCACGCCCGAAATGGAATACATCGCTATCCGCGAAAATCAAGGTGCCGCACAACAACATATCACACCTGAATTCATCAGACAGGAAGTTGCCGCAGGCAGAGCTATTATCCCTGCCAATATCAATCATACAGAGTGCGAACCAATGATTATTGGCCGTAATTTTTTGGTGAAGATCAATGCCAATATCGGTAACTCCGCCGTCACTTCCAGCATTGAAGAAGAAGTGGGAAAAGCAGTGTGGGCCTGCCGCTGGGGCGCCGATACCATCATGGATCTCAGCACCGGCAAAAACATTCATGAAACACGTGAATGGATCCTGCGCAACTCACCTGTACCTATCGGCACTGTACCCATTTATCAGGCATTGGAAAAAGTAAATGGTAAAGCTGAAGACCTTACCTGGGAGATATATCGTGATACCATTATCGAACAGGCAGAACAGGGCGTAGACTATTTCACCATCCATGCCGGCGTACTACTCCGCTACATCCCACTCACCGCCAATCGTATGACGGGCATCGTTTCCCGCGGGGGCTCTATCATGGCCAAATGGTGCCTGGCACACCACCAGGAAAACTTCCTCTACACCCACTTCGAAGAGATCTGCGAAATCATGAAAATCTATGACGTCTCTTTCTCATTAGGTGATGGCTTACGTCCCGGTAGTATTGCAGATGCCAACGATGCCGCGCAGTTCGCTGAACTGGAAACCCTGGGCGAACTCACTAAAATCGCCTGGAAACACGATGTACAGGTCATGATCGAAGGCCCCGGCCATGTACCCATGCACCTGATCAAAGAGAACATGGATAAGCAGCTGGAACATTGTCACGAAGCACCTTTCTATACACTTGGCCCATTGACCACTGATATCGCTCCCGGTTATGATCATATCACTTCTGCCATCGGCGCGGCCATGATCGGTTGGTTTGGTACGGCTATGCTCTGTTACGTCACGCCTAAGGAACACCTGGGCCTACCCAACAAAGAAGATGTACGACAAGGTGTAATTACCTATAAGATCGCCGCACATGCTGCCGATCTGGCCAAAGGTCATCCGGGAGCACAACACAGGGACAATGCACTCAGCAAAGCCCGCTTTGAATTCCGCTGGGAAGATCAGTTTAATCTTGCGCTTGACCCTGACACAGCCCGTTCTTATCATGACGAAACCCTGCCTGCAGAAGGGGCCAAGGTGGCTCACTTCTGTTCTATGTGCGGACCACACTTCTGCTCTATGAAAATATCGCAGGAAATAAGGGAAGCCGGCATGGCAGAGAAATCAACAGAATTCCGCGAACAAGGCAGCACTATTTATTCATAGAAGGAGCTGGCCACAAGCCACTCCCGCTCCTCACCGGAACACTATTTATTCATAATCTGACTGTTATACAATCGCGGTACAGTTTTGGGATCATTTTTAATCAAACTCCAATACTTTGATACAGATCATCACACATACTGGCAAGATCAATCACGAACCTACACGCTGGTTACAATTGTTGCAGGCAGGCGCTGATAGTATACTGGTACGTAAACCAGGCTGGCAGGAGGCTGATTACGAGATGTTGTTGCTCGAAGCTAATCCATCCTGCTACCCTCACCTCATCATAGCTGATCATCCTGATTTATGTGAGCGCTATGGTCTGTTAGGGATACATTTTGGGGAGGCCATCAGGGGATCTGTCTCGCAGGAAAAACTGCTTAGATTCCAGCAGTTGGGTTGCATACTCAGCACCAGTATCCATAGTGTGATGACCCTACCGGTAGTGAGTAATATCTGGAACCAGGTGCTCCTAAGCCCGGTGTTTGATAGTATTTCCAAAACTGGATATAAAGCCGCGTTTGACACCAACTTCCGGTTGGACAAAGATGGTTATGCAGGCAATGTACTAGCGTTGGGGGGCATTAATCAGCATACTGCTGACAAAGCCCGCCATATGCTATTTGATGGCATTGCCCTGCATGGCGCCATCTGGCAACATCCGGCACATGCAGTACGGAACTTTATCAGTATCCGGGATGCATGGTCAGGTAATCCATTCAGCTCATCATGATTTCTATTCAGTACATTTCACAGCAGACTGACAACTATTCACATCTTGACAATATCCGCATGGCTTGCGAAGCAGGCTGTAAATGGATACAATTGCGCATGAAGCATGCGAACGTTCCTACTATTACAGCAACAGCCGCGCTGGCGAAAGAAGTGTGTGATGCACATAATGCAACACTTATTATCAATGATCATCCTGACATTGCAGCATTAGTGGGTGCACACGGCACACACGTGGGGAAAGAAGATATGACGGTCGCCGCCGCACGTCGGATAGTTGGCCCACATAAGATAGTGGGTGGCACAGCCAATACCCTTGAAGACATCATGCGGCATATAGCAGATGGCGCCGATTATGTAGGCGTGGGACCTTATCGTTTTACGAAGACAAAGCAAAACCTGAGTCCGATTTTAGGACTGGAAGGTATTCGCAGTATCCTGTCTCAATTGTCGGTTCGCATACCAGTTATCGCCATTGGCGGTATTGAGCTGGAAGATGTTCCTGACCTGTTCAGTACAGGTATTCAGGGTATTGCTGTGAGCGGCCTTATTACACACGCGCCCGATAAGCGACAGTTATTATCTACACTTTATCAAACCATCACACATGCAGGCATTGAAAATAGCTGATCATACATTTACTTCCCGGTTGTTTACAGGCACGGGAAAGTTTGCTTCTCTACAATTAATGGAACAGGCACTGTTGGCAGCTGCTACACAATTGGTGACAGTGGCGCTTAAGAGAGTGGATATCCATGATGCAGGTGATGATATGCTTCGCCATTTGCAGGCTTTTAAGTTAATGCCTAACACCTCTGGTGTGCGTACGGCCCATGAAGCAGTATATGCTGCACAACTGGCCCGCGAAGCACTGGAAACAAACTGGGTCAAATTAGAAATACATCCTGATCCACGATACCTGATGCCGGATCCTATTGAGACATTAAAAGCCGCAGAAGAACTGGTAAAACTGGGGTTTGTGGTTTTGCCCTATGTGCATGCAGATCCAGTATTATGTAAGCGGTTAGAGCAGGTGGGGGTCGCGGCAGTCATGCCTTTAGGTGCTCCTATTGGTAGTAACAAAGGCTTACGCACGGCAGATTTCCTTGAAATCATCATTGAGCAGAGCAATATACCTGTTGTAGTTGATGCAGGTATTGGCAGTCCGTCCGATGCTGCGAAGGCAATGGAAATGGGTGCTGATGCCGTACTGGTCAATACTGCCATTGCAGTGGCAAAAAACCCGGTAGCAATGGCGCAGGCATTTGCAACGGCAGTCGTGGCGGGCAGACAGGCATATGAAGCTGGATTGGCCCCCCTGTATAAACAGGCGGTAGCTTCCAGCCCTCTTATTGGATTCTTAGATGAAGTATAAGTATGGCAGATTTTAAATCACTCTTTTCCCAATATGATTGGGAGCAGGTCAAAGCAGGCATCTATGCAAAAACAGCTGTAGATGTAGAACAGGCTTTGCATAGCAGCCGACGTACTATTGAAGATTTCAAAGCATTGATATCACCAGCGGCTACCCCTTATCTCGCAGATATGGCGGCTTTAAGTCAGCAGCTCACCAGGCAGCGGTTTGGCAATACGATGCAATTGTATATTCCGCTTTATCTGAGCAATGAGTGTCAGAACATCTGTACATATTGCGGGTTTAGCCTTGACAATAAGATTGCCCGCAAAACGCTGAACAGGAGAGAGGTGCTGTCAGAAGTAAAGGCAATTAAAGATATGGGATACGACCATGTATTACTGGTAACAGGCGAAGCGCAGCAAACAGTAGGGCTTGCCTATTTCAGGGAAATGCTTGAGCTGATCAGGCCTCACTTTGCCAATATCTCTATGGAAGTACAACCTATGGATCAGTCAGATTATGAAGCGCTGATTCCACTGGGCTTGCATAGTGTATTGGTCTACCAGGAAACTTACCATGAAGCAGATTATAAATTGCATCATCCCAAAGGACGGAAATCTAATTTCAACTATCGGCTTGATACACCAGATCGCCTGGGCAAAGCGGGTATTCACAAAATAGGATTGGGGGTATTAATTGGTTTGGAAGATTGGCGTACAGATAGTTTCTTCACTGCTTTGCATTTGCAATATTTAGAAAAAACTTATTGGCAAACCCGGTACAGTCTTTCATTTCCACGTCTACGCCCTTGTGCCGGCGGCCTGATGCCAAAGGCGGTCATGAATGACAGGGAACTGGTACAGTTGATCTGCGCTTATCGCTTATTATCATCAGAGGTAGAGTTAAGTCTTTCCACACGCGAGTCTCCGCGATTCAGAGATCATGTAATTCAATTGGGTATTACTACGATGAGTGCGGGGTCGCGTACAAACCCGGGAGGGTATACGATAGATGCAGATTCATTGGAACAATTTGAGATTTCGGATGAACGAAGCCCTTTTGAAATTGCTGCTATGCTGCAGGCAAATGGCTATGAGGCAGTTTGGAAAGATTGGGATAAAGCTTTTTAGAAACGCAATTCTAAGGCCATCGCAGGTGTTGCCCTCTGGCGCGAAACTGCTTCTGCCAAAGGCGGAAGTAGTTTCGCGCCAGAGGCTCTTTAATACAACAGTCCCGCCAGCTGACGGGACTGTTATTTTTACCTAAATCCATTACTGAAATTTGTTACTTATAAATATAAGTAGCCGCTTAATCTTTGAATTCAAATGTAAGTTGCCCATAATGAACAATAGCATTATGCGTCATTTTGAACAAAAAGAACAGCCAGACTTATAATGAACAACATGTTCAGTGCACAACTTTTTCCAGATCCCGATACGTTCTTACAGTATCATGTGCACTCTTCAGCGCTCTGCGCTGATTCGCCACCAAATCCCGGATGCTGTATGGCATGGAGATACTAGACCCCAACACATCCTCATAAGTCCGCTGCGTGGCATCTTCCCCATACTCACATGCAGACAGGATTGAATGCCTGTCATGCCCTGAAAAAGTAGCTTTCACATCCATCCAGGTTCTGTACAGCTTACCATAAATAGTAGTATTGTATGTAGGTTCTGCGCCACCATCCTGCAATATATTATTCAGTTGATCTATATATGTAATACTTTCTTCTTTCATTCTCTGGAACAGTGCTTTCAGATCGGCATCATCCGTCTGATCAATGGCTTTATGATATCCCTCTACTCTGTCATTATTGATCCGGATCAGATCATTCAGGGCTTCTATCAATTTCTCGTTCAATTGCATGATGGTAGTTTTAAAATGAATGAAGATTGTTGTGTTCTTTAATTTCAAAAATGTGACCAGCCTTTTCAGATACCATGGTTTATTACCTGGCCCGCAATGAATATACTTACTGCCGACGGAAAGCACTTATCAGTAGCGTACATTTTACCTCCCTCCGGGGAATATGTTCTACAAAGCCTTTTGGCCGCAAACGCAGTATGTATAGGGATTCCGGGGTGCTAAAACGGTTTACATCGCTATCAGAAGCACTTCTCAAAGCAGAGTTGCTTAACTGGCATAAATTTTCTATTCCTTAAGATAACCAAATCTTTTTGATATGAACGGCTTACTTTATTTAATCGCGATTATTCTGATCATCGGATGGGTTTTGGGCGTGTTTGTTTACTCCGCAGGTAGTTTGATTCACACTTTGCTGGTATTAGCAATTATTGCTATCCTCGTAAATATAATACGCGGTAGAGCTGTTTAAAACAGACTACCTCAGAATTAGAAATTTCATGTTGCAGCCGACTGTAAGAAGGTAATCCTTCTTGAGTCGGCTGTAACATGTTATATATATTCAATTCGTCTAAAAACAGCATCGGTAATGGTTTTTCAGAAAAATAAAACCAGATGGAAATCATGCTCGTATATCTTATCGTTACACTTGTGAAGAATTACCCAAAAATCGACCATGTTAAGTTGTAGCTAGTCATGTAATGTTTGTTTCATTCTCTAATTTTTAAAACTCCTTTATTATGTTCACACGGAAAACCCACTCCGTAACCAGTAATGGTAACGAGGATGGCTTTGCCATGCCTAATGTACATCGCCGTACATTTCTCAAATATGCAGGTATGAGTGCTGCTATACTCTCTGCAGGCTCTGTATTAAGTAGTTGTAGTGATGATGATACTAATGATGGTACTGGTGTTAGCCTCGGTAGTGGGGATGTCGCCGTATTGAATTATGCATTCGCACTCGAACAGCTGGAAGCAGCATTTTATACACAGGTAATACTTACACCGTATAGCGGCATCAGCGACTCAGAAATGACACTGCTGACCGATATCCGCAATCACGAAATTGCACACCGTGAATTCTTCCGTAAAGCACTCAGTACAGGGGCTATCCAGGATTTACAGGTCGATTTCAGCACCATCGATTTTACCAGCAGAGATAAAGTACTTGCAGCAGCACAAACGTTCGAAGACCTGGGTGTAGCAGCATACAATGGCGCCGGTAAATACATTACTACGCCTGCTTACCTGGCACTGGCCGGAAAAATTGTATCTGTAGAAGCGCGTCATGCGGCTTATATCCGCGATCTGGTAAGTAATGGCACCTTCTCTTCCAATGCTGATAGTAATGGTCTGGATGGGGCTAAAACACCTACTGATGTATTCGCCGCCGCCAGTGTATATATCAAAACCCAGATCAATACCAACACACTTCCAAAATAACTTTAAATTCTACACTCATGGACCTGCAAAATATCTTTTCTGAAATAGAGAAAAAAGATCCTGAAATTTATGACAGGCTGGATTCCCGCAGAAATGTGATGAAGCAGTTTGGCCGTGTGATGGCTTTGACAGCCGTACCTTTTGCACTCGGCAGCATGTTGAAAAAAGCGTATGGTCGTACGCCATCTGATGTACTGGCAGTGCTGAACTTTGCCCTCACACTGGAATACCTGGAAGCAGCTTTCTATGCCGAGGCAATCACACATACTTCCTTATTCCCCACCGCCGCATCGCTGAATGCATTTACGACTATCGGTACACATGAAAATGCGCATGTTGCTTTTCTGAAAAGTGCCATTACCAGTTCAAGTGGTACACCTGTTGATAAACCAACCTTCGACTTTACTGCGGGTGGTACTTTCAGCGATGTATTTACTAACTATGCAACACTGCTGGGCGTAGCACAGGCATTTGAAGATACCGGTGTAAGAGCTTACAAAGGACAGGCAGCTACACTAATGGAAAATCCGACAGTGCTCACAGCAGCATTGCAGATTCACTCTATCGAAGCAAGGCATGCTGCGCATATCCGTTCTATGCGCCGTGCATCTACCGGGAATACTAAAATAAAACCATGGATCACGGGTAAGTATACCGATATCGCCGCTACACAACCTGTATACAATGGTGAAGAAAATGAGGTACAGGCAAACATCACTATTACCGGCATTACTTCACTGGTAACACAGGATGCTGCAACGGAATCATTTGATGAACCGCTTACGAAAGATGAGGTATTAGCGATTGCGAATCTCTTTATCGTTCAGTAATCCTTTTCGCTGGCCGAAGGCCGAAAAATTTTTTTTGAAAAAGCTTTTGCCAAAGGCAAAGGCTTTTTTCTTAAAGGGCTTTACCTTTGCTGCTATGAGAAAATATCTTTTGTTTAGCCTGCTCTTAGCAGCCTGCAGCACCTCTCGTCAACCTGTGAATACTTTGGATGTATCTCAACTCCACCTGCTCCACAAGCACATTATTCCTTACAATACAACCTTCAACGGTACGACAATAGGAGGCCTCTCAGGTATCGATTACGACAGCGCCCGCAATGTATATTACCTCATCTGCGATGACCGTTCTGAACACGAAGCAGCCCGTTACTATACCGCACAGGTACCGGTAAACGATGATAAGGTGACCTTCACCGCTGTAAATACCCTCCCGATGCGCGACGGCCATCCTTTTCCCGCTACAAAAAACCTCGCACCAGATCCGGAA is a genomic window of Chitinophaga sp. LS1 containing:
- a CDS encoding lipocalin family protein, which codes for MKNSLLLVSFITIFSFACHHSRKPEKEEAVVDTPVYAPAMDTVPSVVEDSTVTVSADTIVIDTVKLIGKWLQPVTGKDNEWQGMELKKNRKAIAINMYSLVYEKWELQHDTLLLWNHAEGVKSSDSTRTIDTVIIRDLTDTSLVLFPVKAAEGYLEKYRKETGGKKVKSRK
- the thiH gene encoding 2-iminoacetate synthase ThiH produces the protein MADFKSLFSQYDWEQVKAGIYAKTAVDVEQALHSSRRTIEDFKALISPAATPYLADMAALSQQLTRQRFGNTMQLYIPLYLSNECQNICTYCGFSLDNKIARKTLNRREVLSEVKAIKDMGYDHVLLVTGEAQQTVGLAYFREMLELIRPHFANISMEVQPMDQSDYEALIPLGLHSVLVYQETYHEADYKLHHPKGRKSNFNYRLDTPDRLGKAGIHKIGLGVLIGLEDWRTDSFFTALHLQYLEKTYWQTRYSLSFPRLRPCAGGLMPKAVMNDRELVQLICAYRLLSSEVELSLSTRESPRFRDHVIQLGITTMSAGSRTNPGGYTIDADSLEQFEISDERSPFEIAAMLQANGYEAVWKDWDKAF
- a CDS encoding lmo0937 family membrane protein, producing MNGLLYLIAIILIIGWVLGVFVYSAGSLIHTLLVLAIIAILVNIIRGRAV
- the thiC gene encoding phosphomethylpyrimidine synthase ThiC — encoded protein: MKIENISRNPLPASRKIYINGVAMREITLTPTRLYGSKGETTPNEPLIVYDTSGPYTDPAIEIDVRKGLPKLRAAWAPQKNATQLHYARKGIITPEMEYIAIRENQGAAQQHITPEFIRQEVAAGRAIIPANINHTECEPMIIGRNFLVKINANIGNSAVTSSIEEEVGKAVWACRWGADTIMDLSTGKNIHETREWILRNSPVPIGTVPIYQALEKVNGKAEDLTWEIYRDTIIEQAEQGVDYFTIHAGVLLRYIPLTANRMTGIVSRGGSIMAKWCLAHHQENFLYTHFEEICEIMKIYDVSFSLGDGLRPGSIADANDAAQFAELETLGELTKIAWKHDVQVMIEGPGHVPMHLIKENMDKQLEHCHEAPFYTLGPLTTDIAPGYDHITSAIGAAMIGWFGTAMLCYVTPKEHLGLPNKEDVRQGVITYKIAAHAADLAKGHPGAQHRDNALSKARFEFRWEDQFNLALDPDTARSYHDETLPAEGAKVAHFCSMCGPHFCSMKISQEIREAGMAEKSTEFREQGSTIYS
- a CDS encoding ferritin-like domain-containing protein — translated: MFTRKTHSVTSNGNEDGFAMPNVHRRTFLKYAGMSAAILSAGSVLSSCSDDDTNDGTGVSLGSGDVAVLNYAFALEQLEAAFYTQVILTPYSGISDSEMTLLTDIRNHEIAHREFFRKALSTGAIQDLQVDFSTIDFTSRDKVLAAAQTFEDLGVAAYNGAGKYITTPAYLALAGKIVSVEARHAAYIRDLVSNGTFSSNADSNGLDGAKTPTDVFAAASVYIKTQINTNTLPK
- a CDS encoding thiamine phosphate synthase, with the protein product MISIQYISQQTDNYSHLDNIRMACEAGCKWIQLRMKHANVPTITATAALAKEVCDAHNATLIINDHPDIAALVGAHGTHVGKEDMTVAAARRIVGPHKIVGGTANTLEDIMRHIADGADYVGVGPYRFTKTKQNLSPILGLEGIRSILSQLSVRIPVIAIGGIELEDVPDLFSTGIQGIAVSGLITHAPDKRQLLSTLYQTITHAGIENS
- the thiS gene encoding sulfur carrier protein ThiS yields the protein MEVTVNNKLYAVQQGITIAALLQFIQLPSDKGLAVAINREVIPKPAWPQHILQTADSITIIRATQGG
- the dnaN gene encoding DNA polymerase III subunit beta encodes the protein MKFIVSSSTLLKQLQQISGVINSNTVLPILEDFLFIIDRNELTVVATDLETVMKVKLEVEAKEAGRICIPAKILMDSLKNLPDQPLTFNIDLNSYAVEITSDNGKYKVMGENPENFPKEPAADDTTSFTVTSTALVTAINKTLFAVSNDDLRPAMTGVFFELTPTSLTFVATDAHRLVKYVRTGLVCPKTETFIVPKKPLNLLKSALPDNDSEIKIAYSQNHFFVTHDGAQMICRLIDARFPDYKVVIPKDNPYRLTLVKSDFQNALKRVSVFANKSTNQVALSITGSELQLSAQDVDFSFEGNERMNCSYTGDDMQIAFNAKFLIEMLNAAEGDEITIELSTPTKAGILKPSEKEENEDLLMLVMPLMLNN
- a CDS encoding sterol desaturase family protein, whose protein sequence is MESFFNNIPSYYRTAILVGGLVLLWVFEGAFPRLYFKSNRYRHAGTNLFFTLTTAVVNFALAFLIVKACTFTANNHFGLLYLVPLPNWLHAMLAILMMDLIGAYLVHLIQHKIAWMWHFHKIHHIDTAVDATTALRHHPIESIFRVIALFVAVITMGIPIWMVFLYQTISAFMSQFNHANIHLPKWLDNALSWIIVSPDMHKVHHSHFQPETDTNYANIFSIWDRLFGTFKKVNDTTSLKYGLDEYQDERYQQIGALLKAPFDKPLNQ
- a CDS encoding thiamine phosphate synthase, whose protein sequence is MIQIITHTGKINHEPTRWLQLLQAGADSILVRKPGWQEADYEMLLLEANPSCYPHLIIADHPDLCERYGLLGIHFGEAIRGSVSQEKLLRFQQLGCILSTSIHSVMTLPVVSNIWNQVLLSPVFDSISKTGYKAAFDTNFRLDKDGYAGNVLALGGINQHTADKARHMLFDGIALHGAIWQHPAHAVRNFISIRDAWSGNPFSSS
- a CDS encoding PA2169 family four-helix-bundle protein, with protein sequence MQLNEKLIEALNDLIRINNDRVEGYHKAIDQTDDADLKALFQRMKEESITYIDQLNNILQDGGAEPTYNTTIYGKLYRTWMDVKATFSGHDRHSILSACEYGEDATQRTYEDVLGSSISMPYSIRDLVANQRRALKSAHDTVRTYRDLEKVVH
- a CDS encoding thiazole synthase, translating into MQALKIADHTFTSRLFTGTGKFASLQLMEQALLAAATQLVTVALKRVDIHDAGDDMLRHLQAFKLMPNTSGVRTAHEAVYAAQLAREALETNWVKLEIHPDPRYLMPDPIETLKAAEELVKLGFVVLPYVHADPVLCKRLEQVGVAAVMPLGAPIGSNKGLRTADFLEIIIEQSNIPVVVDAGIGSPSDAAKAMEMGADAVLVNTAIAVAKNPVAMAQAFATAVVAGRQAYEAGLAPLYKQAVASSPLIGFLDEV